The following are from one region of the Halodesulfurarchaeum sp. HSR-GB genome:
- a CDS encoding SipW-dependent-type signal peptide-containing protein, which translates to MSEDDNNTFEISRRKTLAALGTIGAASAGAGLGTSAWFSDTETFEGNTITAGSLDLKVDWQQTYNGPHPQTGEVGWHPVNAYPDDDDDGWMSQNGIQYAGGDTGFDARTIIDSCCDCGDDEFAIRQGGETYCVSAIEGEESVEDFYDYADYHSQNLDIQDPGTSHLFFYQETDGPLSLVLIHDSVEGETGGVASMEVSVVGQEMDDLDWWEQDDPIEGRDDYQKTDSTLTADWIWDQPMTDGGILQGFEDQFCLEVTPGFNEDAAYWEEDSGEITSWTVFDGETETEIDLDLEEPLWVCTDCGIDSGEELPEDVFTSDLYPDQEHLIEFADLKPGDKGEVTFSLHLCDNPGYIWMNGQLVSASENGVTEPEAAAEGEEEDVVELLDKVEVTLWYDTDCDNELGGEEEIIAEGISLRDALDALSQNGGLGIPLDGDRSTAFDELEDAADSENRDPFENSTTQCIGFEWELPGEEVGNEIQTDSAVFDLGFYTEQARHNDGAGIAPEGNNTTTENNETEVNETN; encoded by the coding sequence ATGTCAGAGGACGACAACAATACGTTCGAGATCTCGCGGCGGAAGACACTCGCCGCACTTGGTACCATCGGTGCCGCCTCAGCGGGGGCGGGACTGGGAACAAGCGCTTGGTTCAGTGATACGGAAACGTTCGAGGGCAATACGATTACAGCTGGCTCGCTGGATCTGAAAGTGGATTGGCAGCAGACCTACAACGGACCGCACCCACAAACGGGTGAGGTCGGTTGGCACCCTGTCAACGCGTATCCGGATGACGACGATGACGGATGGATGTCACAGAATGGCATCCAATATGCTGGAGGCGATACAGGATTTGACGCCCGCACGATTATCGACTCGTGTTGTGACTGTGGTGACGATGAGTTCGCTATCAGGCAAGGTGGGGAGACGTACTGCGTTTCGGCGATTGAAGGCGAAGAGTCCGTGGAGGATTTCTACGATTACGCCGACTATCACTCGCAAAACCTGGACATTCAGGACCCCGGTACGAGCCACTTGTTCTTCTATCAGGAGACCGACGGTCCGCTGAGTCTCGTTCTCATCCATGACAGTGTTGAGGGAGAGACAGGCGGCGTCGCTTCAATGGAAGTCTCCGTTGTTGGACAAGAGATGGACGATCTCGACTGGTGGGAGCAAGACGATCCGATCGAAGGCCGGGATGACTACCAGAAAACCGATTCCACGCTTACCGCGGATTGGATTTGGGACCAGCCGATGACCGACGGCGGCATCCTACAGGGTTTTGAAGACCAATTCTGCCTTGAGGTAACGCCGGGCTTCAACGAGGATGCAGCGTACTGGGAGGAGGATTCGGGAGAGATCACATCCTGGACCGTCTTCGACGGGGAGACCGAGACTGAAATCGATCTCGACCTCGAAGAACCCCTTTGGGTCTGTACGGATTGTGGTATTGACAGCGGTGAAGAACTCCCAGAAGATGTCTTCACTAGCGACCTCTACCCCGACCAGGAGCACCTCATCGAGTTCGCCGACCTCAAGCCTGGCGACAAGGGCGAAGTCACCTTTAGCCTGCACCTGTGTGACAACCCTGGGTACATCTGGATGAACGGCCAGCTCGTCAGTGCCTCCGAAAACGGCGTGACCGAACCCGAGGCTGCGGCGGAGGGCGAAGAGGAAGACGTCGTCGAACTCCTCGACAAAGTCGAAGTCACGCTCTGGTACGACACGGACTGTGACAACGAACTCGGGGGAGAGGAAGAGATCATCGCCGAAGGGATCTCTCTCAGGGATGCCCTCGATGCCCTCTCTCAGAATGGAGGCCTTGGCATTCCGCTCGACGGCGACCGCAGTACGGCGTTCGACGAACTCGAGGACGCCGCGGATAGCGAGAACCGCGACCCCTTCGAGAACTCCACCACCCAGTGCATTGGCTTCGAGTGGGAGCTGCCGGGTGAAGAGGTCGGGAACGAAATCCAGACCGATAGTGCCGTCTTCGATCTGGGCTTCTACACCGAGCAGGCCCGCCACAACGACGGCGCGGGCATCGCTCCCGAGGGCAACAACACGACTACTGAGAATAACGAGACTGAGGTGAACGAGACCAACTGA